The following coding sequences lie in one Candidatus Palauibacter soopunensis genomic window:
- a CDS encoding DUF4198 domain-containing protein, producing MTVGRRVLLTTAALTVAIVATARAHTMFLKLESFFLEPNSTNVVALFNGDFDESENHITRDRMLDVSIVGPDGVVHPPAEAWRDTAMFHWHADSVDTALLTFETGSAGTYTIGVSTAARVIPLTGVEFTEYLVHEGLVDEIAQREAAGKTDDDAAERYSKHVKAIVQVGDDRSGEWAEELGYPVEIIPLHNPYDLVVGDEFQVRFLRAGEPVENALLYANYEFNPHSHDDTGAHNEAVEVRTNEDGVATIPLVGGGRWYIRTIHMVETPSEPDIDYESNWATLTFQVRGG from the coding sequence ATGACCGTAGGACGCCGTGTCCTGTTGACGACCGCCGCCCTTACCGTCGCCATCGTCGCGACGGCGCGGGCGCACACGATGTTCCTGAAGCTCGAGAGCTTCTTCCTGGAGCCGAACTCGACGAACGTCGTGGCGCTCTTCAACGGAGACTTCGACGAGAGCGAGAACCACATCACGCGCGATCGCATGCTGGACGTGAGCATCGTGGGACCGGACGGGGTCGTGCACCCGCCGGCGGAGGCGTGGCGGGACACGGCGATGTTCCACTGGCACGCGGACAGCGTCGACACGGCGCTGCTGACCTTCGAGACCGGCTCGGCCGGGACCTACACGATCGGCGTGTCGACGGCGGCGCGCGTCATCCCGCTCACCGGGGTGGAGTTCACGGAATACCTGGTTCACGAGGGCCTGGTCGACGAGATCGCGCAGCGCGAGGCGGCCGGGAAGACCGACGACGACGCGGCCGAGCGTTACAGCAAACACGTCAAGGCGATCGTCCAGGTGGGCGACGACCGGAGTGGCGAATGGGCGGAGGAACTCGGCTATCCGGTGGAGATCATCCCGCTGCACAACCCGTACGATCTCGTCGTCGGCGATGAGTTCCAGGTGCGCTTCCTGCGCGCGGGCGAGCCGGTCGAGAACGCGCTCCTTTATGCGAACTACGAATTCAACCCCCACTCGCACGACGATACCGGTGCGCACAACGAGGCGGTCGAGGTTCGCACGAACGAGGACGGCGTCGCGACGATCCCGCTCGTCGGCGGAGGACGGTGGTACATCCGGACGATTCACATGGTGGAGACGCCGTCGGAGCCTGACATCGACTACGAGTCGAACTGGGCCACGCTCACGTTCCAGGTCCGGGGCGGCTAG